Genomic window (Ostrinia nubilalis chromosome 20, ilOstNubi1.1, whole genome shotgun sequence):
AGCTGCGACCGAAGAGGCATatcgttgtatgaaattatccaAACTTCCCGCAGATGATGTACCAGTTTTGGAATCTAAGATGTTGCTTAAGTAATGGATGCCTAATCGACGCTTGTCCTGATATTTCTTTTCCAGACTGTCCCAAAGCACGCGATAGGTATCACCAGTCGGAATTATGCCAGCAGTAATTTTGAGGGCATTATGCGTAAGTTTCCCTACTAGATACTGCACACGCTGCGAGTCGGTCAGCTGGGGATTATTATGTATATTAGCCTTGAAGGATTCATAGAAAACCGGCCATTTTTCCATGCTACCATCAAAGGATGGAATGTCAATTGGTGGTAATTTGATATGCATATGCGTTTCAACCGGCCTCGATGGCGCGGCTGAAGAGGCACTCATCTTGTTCCTCATTCTTTTGATGCGAGTGTATAAATCCTCAAAAGCTATCATTGGGCTATAATCAGGCACAGCCTCTGCGTTTTCTAACAAACTAAATTCGTTAATACTGTCCATAATAGCCTCAAATTTGGAATGTAATGCGTCAATAGATTCCGACTCGATCATGAAGTGTTCGTTTGACCGAGTATCCACAAATGATGTCACTTTTAAAGAAAGCTCGTAAATGCTGTTCACTTTCTGAAATATCGCGTCTTTTTTTGCGTGAAGAATCTTCAATTTACGTTGAAAATCCTCCATTCtgagtatttattaattataaagtgcgtaacaaaaaataaaaatattaaaattatttgcgAATATGCGAAATTGCGAATATGCGAAATTGCGAACGTTCGGTCCAAAATTGTACCCAGAATAACCTCAGGTTCCTTAACCGTACCTATTGAAATTATAATGCGTAACAATAATGCAATGATCCCGAAAATTATTTgcgataaaatataattttataatcgtaatttgaaaaattttccaAAGATGTCAGACAGATGTCAAAATTTGGAATTTTCTAAAAGTTCACAAAATTACGTGAATTTCATGAAAATTATGCTGCGAAAATTGCTGATGCAATATCCAAGCTGAAGGACCACAAAACtatggtgtggcgtgtaaatagccacaccaggcgGGATCTTAATCGGAAGTCCAAATCACGTTTCCCAAATGATTTTGCCTGCAGAGGAGAAATAGTTGGTCCCACTAACCTCTGAGTCAATCTCGGGTCCCCTTCCGTCAGCTCGACCACTGCTGGCACCGGGACACTCCGGGATGAAGATGGATCGGCTTCACTTCCCCTGCAGGGGGTTCAGGTCACGAGCAATTTGGGCTTTGACTGCGTAGGTGGTTTGATGCGAATGCGTTGTGCGTTATGATGCGATTTGCGGGAGAAAAGTGCGGTTTTTTCACTCGCGAGACTGCGAAGATGTGCGTTGCGATAAAGTTTTTACGGTGAAGTGTGTCAAAGCTTGACGTTCAGAAACGCCAAGAATGACCACAGAGATGTGGAAACCAAACAGTTTTCTACCTGCAGACAAAACTATttgggaattaaaaataaaaataaactacgcGTACATCTGCGTAACCAATTACTCTGCCACGAGTCTGCGCCGAGTATAGTATTAAGACTAATTCTACTTCTCAATTCCTCTGCAACTCTTATTTAGCAAGGACTGAATATCCTGCCTGGCTAATACCACTAATACTCACTGCCAACGTGATTTCTCCCTTCTGGTCTTCCCCAAACACAGTCCTACAGCATTCCGTCACAATCTCCCTTGCCTGGTCCTCCCTGCAGTCCAGGTAAGGCACCACGCTCTGCGCGATGTTCGCTGCGTAGTTGAACTGTGGACGGGCTTCTAGCATCCCGCACATGCAGCGGAGCGAGACTAGGGCTAAGCTTATTGTGGGCTCGTCTGGCTTTCTGGgaacaaattcaaattattaaaatgtaggTCTATTccatgtcgtcagtccaccttgtaggtggacgtcccacgctgcgttttccggtacgcttggtatcgtaaaggtagcagggaagcgctggatccaggctgctaccaatcgatcaacgtggaaagcattagggaatgatgatgatgatgatgaggtctATTCCAAGGTGGACTCCAAGTCTTGATcactaggtgatcaaaggacaccaaagtgtcgcctggagttgactttgatcacctgggtgaccACTGACCAAATCCAGATGATCAAAATGGAATAGACCTTTTCAGGGCACTGTATGAGTCCCAAACATAGCTTGCcataccaccacttcgggacaaccaACATACAGCTGGTGTTCAGAATAAGTGGGGGAAGAAACTCAAAATTCTAACTTAGAAACACAAATAGACATTATGGTAGTAGTAAGGTATCTCCCATGATTCAAGGACACGTGAAAGCCACCGAAAACGGCGCGCGGGGTTTGGTGTATTTACTGGTATTTAGCTTTGAGCATTATTTTGCGATATTAATGACATGTGAACGATTCTATGGCTCATACTCGTAATCGTATGCCGTATGTATTTGGCAATAttgatttttagttgttttGAGATTGATAAACAGTCAATAGAATAGGCGAGGATGAATCGCATTCAGAtagcttattatttatttatttatttaataggataaccaacaagacatacactggaagacaatcaatatttacaacgtatttattttaatctaagtgctgccttaattataggtctTATAAAAGTCACAAGAAAGATACATTCTTATCATCAAGTTTTTTGCATCAGACTCACTTTGTGTCTCCTTTCTTACGCCGTAGCACCATGGCTGCCTTCTCTAGCCTTTGCAGATATCTTTTGTAGAATTCTACTAACTCTTTTTCATATTTGTATAACGCCAATGTGTCCTTTTTCACTGCAAACAAGAACAATAAGGGTTAAAGAAGTAGGCACTAGGTTCCACCAAATTTTTAAAAAGCAGCATACCTATTTAAATTCAAgttttgtctcgaagcgctggtagggtccaaaagataaggagacatgtaaagtgccccataagggctaccttttcttttttattatttactatattttgacttcataagtgccacttgtggtctaacctgaataaatatttttgattttgattttgaaacttACATTTGATATTAGAGTAATCTTGATGCCGTATCATATAGTCTGGTAAGATGTCCTTGAACACTTCATAAGCTGAGAGAGTGGCCAGTTTACGGACTGAATGCAAGTTTAGTGTGTTGTCCTTTAGTCGCTCTTCCATTAAGTACAGGATTGGGAAGAAGTTCTTTAgctgcaataaaaatgtatttactaTTTACTATGCATATTTATTATGGCAAATACTACAGTTGGTTGGTCCAACTGTGTTGATGCTGGATGCTTGGAGGCTAGAATATGTATTATGTGAAGACTGTAGAAGAGAAATGAGAATTTACACATAGACTTCTCTCTAAAGAACATTAAAATAGAGACAAAGCATAATATGATTATGTCTTAGTTGATGTAGGAAAAAAAGTGTGACCACCTTGTGAGTCACAATGATCTTGCTTGATACCATTTTGTTTATCTCTTAAATTTTTTCAGCAACACCTTATCAgcagaataatattatttccaCAGTGATTAATTTACtaacatgaataaataaaatatgtttcctTACTTTTTTCTCCGGGCTCTCCAACAAAGATGAGCACAAAGCTCCTATCCTCAGTTTATCATGCTGCAGCTTGTCTCTCCTTGCCGCTAGCAGCTGCACCGCGCTGATCGTCTCACCGTCACCAGCTTCGTTATCTTCTACTGTGCCCTCCATTCCCGAGTCTGACTCGGACTCCTGAGGTTGCTCTTCCTCTTTAGAAGGTTCCTCTTCTTGATAGGACTCCTCCTGTTCTGATTCCGTATCTGTGAAAGTGTTAGTGGTTgatttattatcatattttagcAGATCATTTTGAACTCTGCCTTTTTTGAACTACTTGCTTTtagtttaggaattaaaacaatttttttatgctTATCTGTATTACACTATGCTGTATGTTTTCTtactaaagaaaattaaaatgtaataaaataaggcATTTGTATGAGTTAATTTCTTTCAAAATCCTAACTTCTTTATTTCAAAAGTGTTCTTTGAAAAGAACACTATGTTTGTATCATGGAAAGTGTAACTATTCAGGAAAAAGAATTGTGCTATTtacttatacttttttttttacaaaagaaaaacgTTTCTTAATGTTTACAAAAGAGTATCAAAcccaaattttaaaattttaataaaatataacatcCAATAACATACCTTCAACTTCTACAGCCCTTTCCAACAGCCCATGCTTAGTCTTAATGGGCAGCAGCGGCCTCATTCTCTTGGCCGGGTTCTCGGACATCTCTTTTTCGTACTTGTCTTCCAATTCACTGTCCGAGTCATCGTCAGTCTCAGCCCCACTGTCGCTGTTCTGTTGCTGACGTTTGGGCACCTTGCCCTTGTCTTCTCTTTTGCGTTTCTTGGACCTGAATAAGAGATAAAAAATCATACAATGTTTTTTGTTCCAGAACTTACAAGCTTAGTCTGATAGCAGAATATTATTGCCATCACCATCCTCATCCTTTATTTtgccataaaaataaaaacaagtagTTTCTACTTaacaatgtttttcttttcataaTTTCTATAATCTACAGGCCACAAAATCATTATCCTTATATTCTCAACAATAACTCATATGACCCGACCCCTTTCAAAGCAAGAACTTCTAACTAAATGAGACATCATCTAAGGTCCACAGTTGAAGTTTCAATACAATTTAAATACCACAATATTTCTGTTTGTTTACCTCTGCACTTGCTCCTTCTCAGGCACGTTAGACAGCAGTGACGGCTGCGTGGCCAGCCGCTGCATGATGTACTGCTGTTCGTCAGCGTCCAACATGTCAGCCCACTCCTCACCGGACGCGGAATCACTCTCACTGCTGTACTCCACCTCCTGACTCTGCTGAGGTTGCTTCTGCTTCTGAACCTTCGCTCTGTGCCTTTGGAGCCTCAGCGTCCCTTGCTTCCTCATCTTGTTCGTCGTATGATTGTTCCTCTTCACTTTGCTGATCTTCATTTTACCTTTTTTCTGGAATTTATGCGATTTTTTGGTTAGAATACAGTCGAGCGTTTTTCAGGTcatttatgaaattttatgaCAAGAGACTTGTCTGAGTACTTACGGCCATCGTGTAGGATAAAATGTATTacaattaaatgtaataaattacagctcaaatcaataattaaataaataaaacaacgtGGGCTCCAGCAGCAACAATGCGCTGACAATAATGACAATTGACACATGACAGTttgacatttgttttttttgtttgtagtgCTGCCCATTAAAAACATGATTGTTTTTCCACTAGCTCTTGCTCCTAGGAGCTaagtttatgaaaaaaaatctcatAACTTTTTTCAAGGTGGCAGCACTGATACTAAATGTCATGTACACGTCAAAAACAtattgtcaaaaaaataaacatttgatTTCACTGAAAACGTGATGGTGTGgtgttttttcaaaaataattcagATTTGATTTAAATACAACTCATAAAATGTCTAACTCGGAGGATAAACTCCCGAAACTAAACGGCGTGGGCGCGGCAGATCCCATGCAGAGGCTGGCCTCGTTAAAGGCACCCCGCGATCTTTCTCTAGGCGGTGCTAAGCCgaataaaaaagtattcatACCCAATTTGAACGTAGCTAGGAACAAAAACAAGGGGTAAGTAAGCTATCTTGAAAAGTTATCCGCCATAATTGTTAGCATGTATTGGGCCTAGAAACTTACATTTCACTGGAGTTGCTTCCAGTTCCAACCAAATGGATTTATCAAGTATCAGTCATCCTCGTACTTCGTGTAGTTGtatttaaaatcatgtttcaGACCTATCTCCACAAACCCTCGTGACCACAAAAAAGACGACAAGAGCAGACAAGACCGCAAGAACAACAAGAGAAATAATAACAGAAATGGCCCCAATGTCATCAAGTCTGCTGGAGTGTTTTCAGAAGGTAAAGgttttgcaataaataatttagtccGATGTGTAAGTTTACTAGGACAAGTCTCACTCACCTACTCATTAGTTCAAAATGctttcagatttttttcctacttTCATCTTTTTATAAGGCAAATTGTTTTCCAGTTTTGCAGTCGTAAAACTCCTGTGAAGTTATTTAGATAAGAACCATGTTCAGTTAGAACAAAAAACAAATTAGCCAATGATTGTCTGTTTATTTCTACAGGCCTGGGAAGTGCAGAGAGGGTTGCCTCAAGGAACTACTATGGTAACAGGGACTCGGAATCCACTCCTACTTTGCAGAAGCCTGCCATCAGAGTCAAGGATGTTATTAAGGTAAAGAATTGtggatttattttaaaatctctttttctattgttttttaaataaaaaataactgagCTAAAATATCTTTACTTTACCTTTTTATTGTGTGACATCTTCAAGAGttactaaatatttaaaaatattatgtaactctACAAatgttaagtaaataaaatatcttaaaataagtattataaagaaataaaatttttttgttctttttagTTTCATTGTATAtgcatgataaaaaaatttgaagaataaaattgaaaatgacTCAATAAAATAGAAGAAtttgtaatgtaatttttattcaGCCCCACTACTTATACTTTTCACAGATTGACAAAGAGTTGGAAGAGCAAAAAATCAGGTCGGCTTTCGGAGAACTGGGGAACCTAGACGAAGAAGGCCAAGACTTCAAGCAGGTGAACGAGCAGGATGCCCCCATCAAGCTGCCCATGGATGACGGAGGTATTTATAGAAACTACTTGCTGTATAAAATCAGTGAATGTGATTTCATAAAAGAGGATGACTAAAGATGTATGGACTTTGGTTTTAAATTTTATGTCATTGTATACCCTCATGAAAcctaccttttttttttcaaagatttAGTTTGAGAGAAATATTTCCTGCATTAAGCGTAAAATTTACTTATTACTGTTGTGAATGAATGCCCTTGCGTAATATTCTGTAATTCAAATCTGTAAAAAATAGGTTttattgttgttgtttttttgtTCCGTGTACCCTGATTCCAGACTGATCTAGATACTGCTGTGGAATTGTCGTGTCGCACATGAGGCGTCAAAATAACTTTTGATGTttactttttcttattaatattattcataagtATTGAATtgcatgtattttttttataatttgggTCAGATTTTTtatcttgttttttttattttgtctccAGAAGTAGCTGTATAATCCCTgatgtttacattttgtttcaGATTTatataagttttatttatgactaaatAAGGTTAATAACGTTTCCTTTTAGGCTGGCATAGCAAATCCAAACCAGTGGTCAAGGTTAAGCAGGAGGTGATCATCAAAAACGAACCGGCAGACGATGTAGACTGCGCCAGTAAGAACATTTTGTGCGGCATTATTATTTGGCATAACATTAATTTTCCTACTGTAATCCACTTCACCCTCTTTAATGTTTCCAGTGGCAATATTTCGTTTTAaacttgatttttatttaaatcaaatcttTAAGGGTTTCTAAAGACTTGCTCCCAATCCGACTGGCGATTGAAAAGTCGACCATTATGTttcttcatagtaatgttatcCTTTTATTATAAGTTATATATTTATTAACCTACCTAATTTCCAATTGCCTAACTAATTGTCTTACACGGCAATGAACACGTTATTTTTGAAAGCCAGGGTGTATCAGAAAATGGATGATTAATATTATGCCTCATACAATATTCCGTAGCCTCAGCTTCTGCAGTTCCTGAGAGCCAGGCGGACCGTTTCGCCTGGCGGCACGGAGCAGCACAGACGAGAGATTTAAATAACTGTAGAGATTTCGATGCATTTCCTTGTGTATTCGGAATTTCAGGACGGCTTTGGTGGTGGAGAAAGATTATAGTTCTAAAGCCACACTGCGACGCTTGAGCGCCTTATgatcagtgccgtaactagggcggtgccagcggtgcccaggcacagggcgcagaccctggaggggcgcagaaatgaccagaccagtatctagttttgtttcatgcaCGCTCcgcgcaccccccccccccccccccccccaccgtagaaggttactttttattcaaaaaggtttcatttttttatatttctcgcaccgggcgcataaaaggctagttacggcactgcttATGATTACAGCGGACATATAGAAAATGAAGCTTTTAAAGTATATTTATATTGCTACGTGCGTCATACAGACTCGTGCATGCCGATTGCCGTCTCACAAGCGTAACTTTTAAGCAATGAGCGtatctttaatttaattacgtTAAAAAAccatattataattaaatggAGTCATATTTCAAGTATTTCACACCTTTTGCGTAGCGTACCTTCCATTAAATCACTTGTAGTGTGCCTTTAGCCTACGCTAGCGGCTATTTATACATTAAATGATGTATATTTTATCAATTATATTATCATTTCTTGTAAGGTGACTAAAGCTGAGGGGCCGCTTAATTGCGCTACTAAATCATGGGGTCTTTTTTCAGATCAGATGGCACTTAAATGCTCCTtcataatagtacaagttttacaaaacaataaaacttgtattattgagcagagacgatgcacagcatctggtgagagatgcgtctacttccggtgtagttttttaccattttatatcttaaatgacgtcatttccgcaattatttaataggaattgatttgacttacttccgtttgccgccattttagtcacctgggggcgagcttgctcggagttcttcatagagagctcaccaggaggccttcttgggatgctgtgcatcgtctctgctcaataatacaagttttattgttttgtaaaacttgtactattattcggcatgtgacgatgcacagcatctggtgagagacttgtttattagctcctggtgactacttaccaatggcgctatgtgatgaaagttttcgagtttctgtaacagaactagattagaacatgataattttagggtattaacatgttttgttctaaatgcccagtgagagcagcacttatatcacaaagtaggagggtttgtacttttgtatgtttgaaatgaataaactggaaagctactgaactgaattcagaaattctttcctcattaaaatgcagattgagtgtgtattgatataatttgcccgCGTGGCAGTGagattcatgcgagtcatcaacataagtttatattacaggcgtacgatgtgattgaagagtatccaacatgctttagatctgttgattgaaagttattaattaaataatatgttatttggcgtatcggtcgtagatcagttaataaaagtgtctgcattataatattgctattattgttctgcctacgccaatattatctcatcaaataatttcatctatggctaaatatcaacccgaattaaagatgccacaacGAAGTCAACGATGCCAAgagaggttttaaatccaacaacctttatactgtttttatccatgtagattcctagtatcacttggtgttgaaaaataaataaataatgtgttattatattccgctgttcgcctctgctcgcctgattcTAGTAACTTACACAACCGTAACAAGGGCATACCTATGTTGTTTTTTTggatttgctgtcattttttccagttgtttgtatgatgccgtaacggtgccgaacttactcgtaggtcaaggtttattaacttaatcttgaaattattcaggtgagactatgttttaacatgtcagcagctgatgtagatggtaggagaaaaatatacataagctagtctgcgagaagcctcgtaaaggtcacattttagatacctactgttgggtttaaggcctttatcaggaagtgaaattggttaagcttttatgcttagtaagaaaattagagttatctttaatatagttttagattagtaataccagcccccctagacaagtagcactttttgatcgaatggaaaattggatacgttataacttcatatagaaaaaagaaggcttatcgaccatccttcgactggtttgcaattttaaagtgaattttgtctagacccacatggcataaaggtagtagaagagtagataaacgatttagtctagcaaataaatcttgctgtcgagcttcaagaggtaagtatatagctacgactgttttccttaggccattagtttaacaaccaaggccaggttattttataagtttttaaagtggatttttgccaggtatgttttaggaacgataccttattacccccaactcaacagactaaaaaattacatgttacctgatccagacgtggaggtcaccatgtggtaagaacatggtggagattctgtatttgagggtcggcctcgagccctggtaagaaaagccagaaaggtcacttcgaggtgctaagcaggtaccttttgccgtggtgagaaacgggacagcaaagatttagcctagtttaacaccatagccaccctggctgaagtcgttgcaaaggctgctggtgaatctctgtggggtctctggatatccggtttcccgaacttttggaatatttaccGTTGGATCTGAACGCAGGAGATGccactaagtaggttgttttccccgtaaatcgacctagatcgtcagataaatttgattgaatcgacctaggagataatattttgcgctgtcagagctatttttacccgactgaaccggaaggaggtgatgtttttcaagttgaaaagctgagctggagtcttgtgtattggatcggttgtgtggggtcgagttgtgatgagccctcactggagatcaagcttaccattataggcacttgttgagtcgtatagatttcgtatttaccgacaaaacccttacagatgacgacttgttgaacccgagttcacgtaattgacaaggtttaaagtgttTCAGAAGATGAAATGTTGCACACAAACCTTCCGTTCTAGTAGTTGCTGTCTCGTCtggtttgtcaaaggtgacgaggtttattaagtagtttgtgattgtatcaatgtttttcggtatgcagtagaTAACGAgatattgataattttagggtaccttgacaagacatgcggagaggccggcggtgtctctgtgatcggtatctgcatccagatttagaatttagcattcaactacttcagatcggatcaatacttacataattgtatctactgattaggacatttaatagaataggttgtttggtctgtccTTCTTGCGAAGGGATAGTGTGGAGAGCAggctcatgctgagcggtgccttatctggtaatttcagcacctgttttaacaggatttcggtttatttggtcagcgttagacagtcaagagtgttaaaacgctgaataaagcacggcgttgcgttgaagggacaagcaccggcttggaggtgaatggcagacgcatccctggaaccattgtcaggtaagaggttgacctccgcagtctgatgacgcctgccactgcctaagatacgctcaaaggcagcctccgtagaatttactgagtggaaagtcacttgactttgctattcttatttggtcagcgttagacagtcaagagtgataaaacgctgaataaagcacggcgttgaagggacaagcaccggcttggaggtgaatggcagacgcatccctggaaccattgtaaggtaacaggttgacctccgcagtctgatgacgcctgccactgcctaagatacgctcaaaggcagcctccgtagaatttgctgagtggaaagtcacttgactttgctattcttatttggtcagcgttagacagtcaaagtgttaagacgctgcataaagcacggcgttgcaggggcaagcaccggcttggaggtgaatggcagacgcatccctggaaccattgtcaggtaacaggttgacctccgcagaatGATCTTATTACGCTGCCCTGCCCTTCATTTC
Coding sequences:
- the LOC135081683 gene encoding DNA-directed RNA polymerase III subunit RPC4 isoform X2 — protein: MSNSEDKLPKLNGVGAADPMQRLASLKAPRDLSLGGAKPNKKVFIPNLNVARNKNKGPISTNPRDHKKDDKSRQDRKNNKRNNNRNGPNVIKSAGVFSEGLGSAERVASRNYYGNRDSESTPTLQKPAIRVKDVIKIDKELEEQKIRSAFGELGNLDEEGQDFKQVNEQDAPIKLPMDDGVTSVTETKPVVDVKKEVFEDTDVVNILRSEEPKMILLQLPDSLPGRGGSTDDDAPRRKRDEPSTSSGEPQEEKPVDNRCRLENLEEGRIGKLRIHQSGRVTLALGDTIFEVCSGTKASFHQEVVSIAADEASRSANLVALGPLQHKLNVAPDWETMFAQLPL
- the LOC135081683 gene encoding DNA-directed RNA polymerase III subunit RPC4 isoform X1; this translates as MSNSEDKLPKLNGVGAADPMQRLASLKAPRDLSLGGAKPNKKVFIPNLNVARNKNKGPISTNPRDHKKDDKSRQDRKNNKRNNNRNGPNVIKSAGVFSEGLGSAERVASRNYYGNRDSESTPTLQKPAIRVKDVIKIDKELEEQKIRSAFGELGNLDEEGQDFKQVNEQDAPIKLPMDDGGWHSKSKPVVKVKQEVIIKNEPADDVDCAITSVTETKPVVDVKKEVFEDTDVVNILRSEEPKMILLQLPDSLPGRGGSTDDDAPRRKRDEPSTSSGEPQEEKPVDNRCRLENLEEGRIGKLRIHQSGRVTLALGDTIFEVCSGTKASFHQEVVSIAADEASRSANLVALGPLQHKLNVAPDWETMFAQLPL